Part of the Antedon mediterranea chromosome 6, ecAntMedi1.1, whole genome shotgun sequence genome, CTGCAAGCAAcccttatataataattataaacctGTGTGTGTTGGTATCATGATAACTCTACATCACTTTCCACAATTATACCCACTGTTATTAGGCTTAACAAACAATCAAATACCACTGAATATGTAAGATGTATAAGCCTACAATTTTATAAGTACAGGGAGCTTGTTCGAGATACGTGAAAATCAGGATGTAAAATTGTGGTACGGTTTACGCTGAAGGCAAGAATCAAAATAACAGCATGGGATTCCTCCTCATGTGTTGTAAGCTATATTCTTGTATTTCACACACTTATAAAACATTAGTTTTATTTCtaacataaaaaacaattcatctataaatataaaatatttgataattCATAAACAAGACTCGTAAACAGTTTAGCGTCGATACGGAAATGCAAAGCAACAGTTCttcaattttaaaatcttaGTTGGTCTCGAAAATTTGGTAAAAGTTGTACCGAGATTCTCTGTATTCTCATAATTAAAAAGATACAGTTTATTTAGAAAAGCAAAAAGCGTGTCCGTTGATGATCAGAAGAATGGCGTTAAGCTGTCAAGTTGAGTGGATATGCGATGAAACGTGGGTCGGTTTTCCGGTTGAAAACTCCAGCATTGttgcattattttgtatatgtGTTCAGGACAATCTTCCGGACTTTGCATACGACAACCTTCCTCAATGTAAGCTATCACATTATCTGCAGGCtaagagaaaataaataaagacttattttatttacatttaaatagagtaaagctctgtctacactatcaaacttaatgtgacaacaaaatgtgatgtgcccatatatggacatgatgatgtcatatcactaccatacttgggcatatcactaccatatttgagcgtTTTTTTGtgtaactagtttgatagtgtagacagagctttaggagaTCAACTGATAAGCGGGGCCTGGCCATTTGATTGGTCATAACATGTGTTATGAATTCTATTAGATGCCAAATTACAGATTGAGAGTACTATTACATGCTCAGTTTTTGTGGACAGTTTGAGAATTTTTAGCAACAAACTTCGCTCATGAATGATAACGAGCACCTTACTATAGTCATTTATTTCCCCCATGTGTGCTGTCTATAACTGATCTCCTACATGGCCCAAATTCTAAACACCACATTTTTTAATGGGTCTAGCTTCAACATTCAATTCAAGATGGATATGGCACACAAGATAAACAAAACAACGATTGTAATTTTCAAACTGATCTTTCATGCACACTACTAAGCAGTAAAGCACCATTATTATGGGACTAATGGAGGAGGAGGTCAAGGGGAGGTCAAGGGGACACCAACTTTAAAGTCTTCTACACGTCACAAAACCTAAGGCTTTCTACACAGCCTAATTTTAACACCATAGTCACCCACATGAACTCTGAATAATGAACCTGAATGTTTTAATGTTTCCTCACCCACTCTTTGTGTTCTCAAGTTGCTATTGTACAGTGTATGCATGAAGGAATTATTTACTTacttttatttggtttttttctCCATGGCATaaagtatgtatgtatatatatatatataaaattatttatttttgacatttATATTGGCAAATAAACCAAGCTAAAACACAagacaaatattatatttttattataagatGACACTAACTAAATTCTAAAAGTTGATAATGGGTAAAAAAACAAAGGATTTTACCCAAGGATTAAAGGGACATTTCACCAAGCTATTCAATTCCACTATTTTCCAGCTGTTTTGTACTTACATAGAATGTGTTTTTGTACATTGTTAGAGAATGTTAAAAAAAGACAACatagaaattataaaaatagaacCAGATAGTTTTAGATTGTTATTCAACATTGATTGGTTTACCATACAGTATACCATTTGTATCttaaatgaaatacagtactgtacatacaaaaatgtttatgataacattttgaaaagGTTTTTATAAGTATGCAGGGTGAGGATGGAAACtagtttgaaatttaaaaaagtttaaaacaaaaagaaacaaattatttCATCCTTTAATAGTACTATATACTTTTACATGGTCATACATAAATTAAGAGAAGTCACTATAAATCTTAAAGTGAGAagtcaacaaaaacaaaaacagcaaATATGAAATGAAAAGGCTAATACCGGGATAGAAGAAcacattatttgtatttaattaaattgacagtataatgaatattattatcaaacttACCACTCTTGGGTAGGGTACCCTTCCAAAAGAGTATAACTCCCAAAGTAAGACACCAAAACTCCACACGTCAGACTTGGCTGAATATATctatcaacaaattaaaaaacatatagtatatttattttgtacataaaacaaatgaattatCTAAATGATCGGAGTAGTTGAATCACCTTGCCTAAGTACACAGATAGAGAGAGTGCATATAACTCCCAATGTTTTGAAACCAAAGGATCGAGCGCAAGTGAGTGGCCGAACGGTTAAGACAGAGAGACATAACATTGGCAAGaattcgaggctcactcgctccatggttctgatggtagaagtcttctcggataaggactataaaccgtaggtccagtgtacacaactggctcatgtgcactttaaagaacctagtacgtctttcaagacgagtagggggttaccccagtgtacaagtacacacacagccactgtcactcaCAGATCGTagctgggccctctgggagaccagtctttgactgcagaggttacccagtataaataaataataaaaacataaataaaagatCAGCTACAACATGATTCATAGGTTCAATGTGctgtacatacagtatgccTGTTACAGATTTAAATGGTAGTAATATTTATactgaaacaaaataattgttctTACATTCTTCCTAACTGCTTCCGGTGCTGTCCACTTAACTGGGATTTTCCCACTATCCATCATGACTGTATCATCTTTAGCGAGACCAAAGTCAGACACCTTTGCCGTGTCATCTTCGGATATTAAAATATTTCGGGCGGCTAAATCCCGGTGAACAAATTTTTTACTTTCCAAATAACTCATTCCTGCTGCAATGTTtctgttaaaaaaacattatataagCATAAAGATACTATAAGAACTGGATGGCCACCTTCAACGCAATCAAAGCTCTAATGATACACTATAAACAGTGACCAAATGATATGGTTGCACCATATTGGTGAGTTTGAAGTCTCGTTCCTCTACTCAGACACCCACTACACCTGTGTTGCTACATCTTAAGTGTGGTGCAATATCTTAAGTGTATAAACGTGTGAACTTATTCTTATAgtttaatatgtttatattagttAAAGAGCTTTGTATCTGTATATGTACATTtgattacaaaataaagaataaaaaataaataaaatgaattacaaAGCAGGACAAACATCAATCTATACAGGGAAAGCACTGCCGAcacatttgtcacataaatgaAAAGGTTACCTAAGAAAaccaaatgtttaaaatattaaaagaggATCACTTACTTTGAAAAATCTAGTTGCTGTTTCTTGGTAACAACAGCCCTTCCCCTTGACCGTAAATAATCTAACAAGTTACCCTGCAAAAATAATGAACAACTTTATGTTATGACAGTCAAGCCCTGTACAAAACCTCATGGTAACACATTTGTTTAGTTAAGTTTTGGATTTCAGAGTTTTGATTCTTTTAAAATCTATCTGATTTGCTCCACGGCCAATGAAAGTCTAGGATTAAGTATGGTAGAATTTAATTGGTCCGATGAATCTCAATTGAAATCTAGTATGTAAATTAGCAGATTAGAATGAAACTGGAATCTGAAATCTGAACAGAACACATATTGGATCATGTGAACACATATTGGATCATGTGAACACATATTGGATCATGTGAACACATATTGGATCATGTGAACACATATTGGATCATGTGAACACATATTGGATCATGTGAACACATATTGGATCATGTGAACACATATTGGATCATGTGAACACATATTGGATCatgtgaatataaaacattgaaaAGTATTAGGTTTAAATAACTATAGTGAATgagattgtaaataaataaaaaaataaataaagtttctaACCCCAAAATCAAACTTACCTTTGCCATAAACTCTAACACTATATACACAGGATTTCCAAGGGCTACACCAATCAACTGAACTAGATTACGGTGCCTAAGTTGCCtgtgaagaaaacaaaaacaaatgtaggcctactggtacgTCAATTACTAGAGGTAGTCTACACCTCATAACTACCGCACTGAAGTTTTAAAATTGAACACCAAATTTTTTGGTTGAGCACATTGATAATATACAGTTTACATTTTTCGCAATAAATTGACATCCTAACATCGCAATAAATTGACATCCTAACATCGCAATAAATTGACATCCTAACACAGTTGAATGACTAAAAAGGAACTTTCCAACCTCAAATTATGCTAGTATTGTCCATGCGGTTTAGGAGGAGATAGATTAACAAATTTCACGTTAGTGCCTGCTATTATAATAGTAAAGAATAcataattaagaaaataaacCTCCATAGTTGTGcctaattaatattattctaaTATAGCTTGGATGGATAAAGGGGAATTAAAAGGTGCCCCAATATCGGACTTGTGATTTAGGAGtatagaaaaacaaattttggcttcatgctattataatatagatattaaaATTTTAGTAGAGTTGTGCATTTTACAATTATTGAAAACTTACGTCATAATTGATGCTTCTGCTAAAAATGGATCCAAATTTCGTTGTGATTCATTCATTGCTTTTAACGCAACTTTCTTACTTTTGTACTCTCCTTCTTTCACCTCTGTGAATTCAGAAAATGGATTAAAATCTTTAATAGAATTTCATCTAATGAAGGATTATCCAAAGCATGGCATATTATTTCTAGCtgcttatcgttttgatttaggttTTTGCTTATCTGATTTGTATTTCAATcaagatccagccactgacgTCAGCTGCAACattgggtctgtttctgctgcataacgcaatttaaccggttattttaaaatagattaaaaatatataacaataacaagaccgcgtttctgctcaatttgtgctccgaaataaccggttaaatctatgggtggtcgtcgagcaaaacgtcatcattacccaaaatgcaatacactcagacggaagtagtaagttggctgtttgtttacatcgacgtcgtcagtacacacgtgtgtatatcgccgaacatctcaaacatgttaaaataataaaatgttgtctacaggtctacaagttttgttttttgtaaagcctacttactgatcgctaataaaattaattctcatggcgccttcaataacatggggagggtcgtgcagcgcccgatcgcctaggataatttttatctagcctAAAATTCATCAACAAAGGCGATGATGATACGGCCCTTACcacgtgaacgactgttgtctttcgcggtcctacaaaaaaccaaacggaaacaaaaacgagacttagaatgttgcaatacctaccaaacgagagtagataattgttaattaattatgattcaTGAAACCCtaacttttatagcaaaaatcatccgaatttGTGTTAAAAACGAAgagtttagccacaaaaacttaaatcaaacgagagtatccaagtcatagaatatcgcacgcacatagtgcctttaatagaataatgagtattaaacattgtttcgcataatattatgtactaacataaataataacacatttctatgcttaataaaatcatatttaatatattatcaaaggctctcataacctttgttttcggtcgatgtgatgtttttctaaaaaaattttATAAAACGATCAAATTaagattgttcattgttctcctattaaaggcactaagggcgtgccataaatacgctcgtttggattaagtttttgttgctaaattcatcgtttataacataaattcggatgatttttgctataaaatttgggttttcataattaattaaccattatctactatcgtttggtaggtatttgcaacattttgagtcccttttgtttccgttttggtgttaatataggaccatccatacccttcgcgagcgtgtactaacgcctcaaattgcttagcttgggtagtccccggaactccaccccaaattcctcttttactttcgcaaaaatgctcttatttattatctgtgattcttttctattgcctgccatccttccccgtactttctctccctccacaactgaataacatatcttgtgatttcattcatccacatacatgttcacttcttcgttcgactgtcaaaaccacgaggGAAACACACACCGTatgcgacggtatctgacccggggtcacaactgtcaatcaaataaccgttattttgtgttgcagctaagaattgctcagcgataaccggttaaacggcgttctaacaccgatttaaattggtgtttttaaccggttattttgcgctgccttttaaccggttaccacaaatttgtcctgtttctgctgccaagaaaatggagttaatttattcacaccgattttaatttattcacaccgattttaaccggttatttttatgcagcagaaacaggcccattgtcattttttcaaattcatttttctttgtatttatatttcatttattaaatacaatttgcaaattattatttagtttacaTTCTTCCGTGTAAAGGTTCTATGTAAACATGAAATTCACTGAAATATTGGtaattcaattattaatatctcAATATTCCATGTCCCCAAAAAACAACTTATCTTTGAGATAACGATTGTTCTGATGAtaagaatagtttctcgaaataTGTCAAGACATTTTAAGGCAGATTGCCTATTTATCAAATGCctcataatcattattttaactAGAAAGTTCGGTGGAATCATTCATGATTTATCTAACTTATCTTTTCCAGGAATGCCTAACTGTATCtattatttcaattaatcaAACAATATTATGTTTGCCATTAGATAGATAAAttgttaatacaaatattatttacctCCAAATTGTCCACTTCCTAACACTTTTCCAACTATTATTTCATTTCTATTAATAGCCCAACCCTCTGAAAATATAAACAggaaaacaattataatataagcAATAAGCACAATAAATCATAGAACCATTATTAATAAAACGTTGTTATTCATATTCTGCATATGTAAGCATCCTATAGATAtttgtaaaaatgaaattgcttttaaaaactaaactacAAATATGTaagtatatcattttttttaaataagtcaGATATATTGTTCAGTATAAGGTTGAATAAAAGGACAGCcaaactattttttaatgaattgatTTATTTCCCTCTGCTGTTTTTCATGCATGAAGCAAACCATTTGCacgtttttaatatttaaccacatttttaaacattttttttttgcaatataaaacacaatttaaagtTGTTGTTATTCATTACACATACAGAAAggcaaagctctgtctacactatcaaactttatgtgacaaaaaaatgtgatgtgcccaattatgggcataatgatgtcatatcactactattatTTGggcaccatatttgggcacatcccactttgtcaaactagtttgattgtgttgacagagctttacacataTTACTATTACTCaattctcagtgctgtatctccacatactacaGTATTGTCAGAGTATCATAGAAAAATTCCATAAGCATCTCATGTGTATCAAATGTGTTGAATGTATCATGTAAGTTTAGATTAAGGGTTAGGTTATGGTCCATGATACATCttcacatgtgaaacacatgtgatgatGTATCATGGAATTTTCTGGTGAAATACCAATACAGTATCAAGAATCGGGTACAATTATAAATTCAGAAAAGGATTCTAGCCACTACTTTTCAGTGTGGCTATTATTAAAACAAGGGAATTCCCTCTTCCctgattaaaacaataattacataaatatgtatatgtttaataaatatttatttggaagTTTCACAGCACCTTTAAGCAACAATTAAGCAAAGCACAATGAGATAACACAAAACATCATTACAAATAACAGTACTGTTGAATGGGACTTTCACTTCACACTATTTGAATCTATGTAATTGGTTGTTACTGTACTGTAAGTATACTGTACAACTACTTTAATACTTTGATGGAAGATGTAGAAgatattatctttattttcaaaaatcataaacaataaTGCTATAacattatacagatattgcctgcttagaggtgaaatataagattttacATCCcagagggaatgatattatgttcgagggaatatatatattCCGAAGCGGCAGCTGAGGGATATATATAATTCCCCGAGAACATAATATCATCCAGAGGGGAtgttaaatcttatattttaccgatataaaaggcgatatctgttatattacatagccaagTCTGCTGGGTCGGTGAAGCTAGGCTGAATGGTTGGTATACCTGCCTATTAGACAACCATTATCTGATTTAGTTGATTTATATTTATCAGAGAGTTAGCAATGACTATCTAAAATGTACTATTAATAGTCTACTGTAATTATACTGCTAAAACTATAAACTACACAAAGTACACCAAACAGAATTAAAACACCACCACAAAACAATAACACCACAGAAAATTCTGAAAAGTCTATGATTATTAAATACTAACCATTTTGAAGATGAAACTGTACATTATCTTAAACACAAGAACAAAGTATAGATtataaattatgttaataataataaaaagaaaataaattagtaaatcataaaataataaacgtATAGTAAAGTTGTACATGCATGTGATTTCAAAAAAGGAAATACAAAAGTAGAGTTGAAAATGTCCTGTTTTTATGCCACAACCATCTTCTGGAGTGAAAACTATTGTAGCACAACAAAAGCACTCTGTATTTCATCTTCAACATGCAAAACTTTAAACAATActgttaataatataacattaatattttattgctaaAAAAACAGAATAGGTATATAACTTGAGGTAAATAAAAGAGTATAGGTGTACAAACAATAATTTAACAACTACTTGTAAGggtaagggcgtgtggcgcaatGTGTcagaggttcgaatccaactctcgctgcattgcttgtatccttaggcaagatactttacttatgtttgcctctctccacccaggtgtataaatgggaacccggttTGATCAAgtcacaactttgcgctgattactagctgcattatgggagtatgtgtTTGAAAAAacgactggggtaataatgttcagcgcttagaggtttcacaacattaggcgctataaatcccggatattattattattaattgttaacaGTTTAGTGTTTATCAAAATACACCGTTTGGGTACTCTGGAGACAATAGatgcaattattaaaattaatatatatattttccatgCAATCATTAAAATAACTTACTTTCTTTGAAAGCGTAACCTTTCTTTGGAACAGGCGTGATGAGGTTGGAAACTAGACCGTCCGCATCGTCCTCATAATGCttgtgaaagaaaaaaaaaatgttcatatatttttgaaaagcaaataaaaatttataaacttttaaaaatgtaagaTATAACATATCTAAtacttaataaacaaaattatataataatatgtttggtaaaatattataaatgatcCCCAGTTAGCGGTGATGGTGTATCCCCATACTACGATTCGGGTGTTAACTTGGTTTCTTTGTCTTTGTTCTCTTCCTTTTGTTTTCCACTCTTTCTCTTTATTGACGACAAGCGCATAGAGACATCGTttatttgcgctatataaatctatctattatttatccaaaggcaaattacggaaaaaatgacaatgctgtgggtactatcagtggctggatctcaatggagatacaaaataaaagcgaaaagctaaatcaaaacgagaagtaaaacagccagaaaagttagcagagctttcgggcaacactagcccttcatctatctattattttttatattatttgaataaatgcctcGGGCTCGGGGTTAATCCAAATTTTCTATGACTAATTGAGGAAGATGTTTATTTCAAAGGGGGAAATTCAAATTACTACGGTAAGCAAATATGTACTAGAAAAAAATCCTTTCATACACATATTTCCTTTTTTCGTTAAGCgtattgttaaatttattttattgtgcaTTCTCTAGTTtctttatacagtacatgtttaTAGTTACAGTGTACAATGTTAACAAATATACCATGGCTATAAAGGAAATACCatttataaactattattaaattacCTAAAAAGGAACTGAATTACAAAGACATCGAACGGCACAAGCAATTCTGTACACTACATACATTCTAGGGGTTATCTAAGAATATCCTTATGCAGTTTGTTTAAAGATTATGATATAAATCTACTGTACAAATATGTTCTTTTGTTAGTGCAATCAAacgcattattattatacaccCATTCAATGTTAGGGACTTCCCCTACTGGGTATAAAGTATATTTAACAAAAAGCTTCCGTATACAGGTAGTacaaatacattataataaacaatgtaaattatGATGTTCACACAGTAATGACGTACTAAACATAATAACCATTTGAATTACTAACCATCGATGAGAACAAAAACTTATGTTTTTTAACAGTAAGTAAAGTTCAAACAAAGATGTTGTTGTACTGTACAACAAGATTGCAAACTTGCCTACACCATATCTTTAAacgccaatttacacagacgagtggtaacggtaataaaaataaagattctATGTTATTCCtcatgaccatttacacaaagcatggagcggacgggcggtttcagttaccgttaccgcttgtctgtgtaaattggtcttAAGTATATTTCCAAGTACTTTGTCATCAAATGCCTGCACCCTGGTATTAGTCTTTAGTTCACcgtttctttaaatttcttcaaaACTTTTTACGATTTAAAGTCAAGTATACTAGTTATGAAATTCCATTTGTgaaattttgaaatttatatttttatatttatactgggtaacctcttcagtcaaagactggtctcccagagggcccaggtggtgatcagtggctgtgatgtactaatacatcggggtaaccccctactcgtctcgaaagatgtactaggttctttaaagtgcacaggagctagatgtgtacactggacctacggtttatagtccttatccgagaagactcgttctaccaccagaaccatggagtgagtgagcctcgaacccctgccgatgttatggctacgtaattacggttccactgtcttaaccgctcggccactcactcacttttGTGCCAAAAAGTTTTGTCGTCTAGAACCTAAACTACCTTTTACACTACTCTTTACCAAAAATttccatatacagtatttacaagtTTGAAATCTTTTAGGACGTGGCACTGTTTTGGTTATGGGATAAAAACACTAACACGGTAGGATTTCAACAAAGGACTCCGTGGTTGGCTTTGACAACAAAACAACcaccttttatttttaattttgctaaggattaattaaaacaattggtATTAAATTCATCTAATTCAGGcacattttatattaacaaatatttcaacaacaaaaactaAATACCAGTGAGACTAATGTCTAACtaatcataattaaaatcaagaaaattattataaaaaacagtAATAAATGAGAATTTTACCTCTACTAATTTAGCCAAATCATCAAAGAATCCTTCTTCATCAATAGTGAGCTTTCGATCTTTATATATGACATGATAATGTTCAACTTTGCCTGAGACACTGACACTTAACGTGTAATCCCCTGGGAAGTGGGTGCTATCCCGTACCAAATACTGACCAGTCTTCCACGGTTTTAAGAGCTGCTCTGCTTCTTCCCGCGATATTTTCCCATGAAACcatctattattttaaataaacaatttaatttattgagaaaaaatattttattaaaacataacattcatTGCTACAGAAAAATGGTAGCGTTACTAGACGAAACACTAACCTTGATAGAGAGAAACAAGGACGACCTTTTCTTTTCACACAGGCCAcaagactaaagctctgtctacaatatcaaagtttatgtgacaacaaaatatgatgtgtccatatagtatatggacacaatgatgttatatcactaccaaagTAAGTCATTCTGCATACAGTATGgtcttacttttgtttacaagtGCATAGCCTCGAAAAGAAATG contains:
- the LOC140051810 gene encoding tyrosine-protein kinase CSK-like isoform X2 — translated: MSDNNWVTRQPKLKGESMIWFHGKISREEAEQLLKPWKTGQYLVRDSTHFPGDYTLSVSVSGKVEHYHVIYKDRKLTIDEEGFFDDLAKLVEHYEDDADGLVSNLITPVPKKGYAFKEKGWAINRNEIIVGKVLGSGQFGEVKEGEYKSKKVALKAMNESQRNLDPFLAEASIMTQLRHRNLVQLIGVALGNPVYIVLEFMAKGNLLDYLRSRGRAVVTKKQQLDFSKNIAAGMSYLESKKFVHRDLAARNILISEDDTAKVSDFGLAKDDTVMMDSGKIPVKWTAPEAVRKNIYSAKSDVWSFGVLLWELYSFGRVPYPRVPADNVIAYIEEGCRMQSPEDCPEHIYKIMQQCWSFQPENRPTFHRISTQLDSLTPFF
- the LOC140051810 gene encoding tyrosine-protein kinase CSK-like isoform X1, translating into MSDNNWVTRQPKLKGESMIWFHGKISREEAEQLLKPWKTGQYLVRDSTHFPGDYTLSVSVSGKVEHYHVIYKDRKLTIDEEGFFDDLAKLVEHYEDDADGLVSNLITPVPKKGYAFKENNVQFHLQNEGWAINRNEIIVGKVLGSGQFGEVKEGEYKSKKVALKAMNESQRNLDPFLAEASIMTQLRHRNLVQLIGVALGNPVYIVLEFMAKGNLLDYLRSRGRAVVTKKQQLDFSKNIAAGMSYLESKKFVHRDLAARNILISEDDTAKVSDFGLAKDDTVMMDSGKIPVKWTAPEAVRKNIYSAKSDVWSFGVLLWELYSFGRVPYPRVPADNVIAYIEEGCRMQSPEDCPEHIYKIMQQCWSFQPENRPTFHRISTQLDSLTPFF